The proteins below come from a single Drosophila kikkawai strain 14028-0561.14 chromosome 3R, DkikHiC1v2, whole genome shotgun sequence genomic window:
- the Ppn gene encoding papilin isoform X2, whose amino-acid sequence MDLSRRLCSTALVAFIVLAGIHDSQSRFPGLRQKRQYGANMYLPESSVTPGGEGDDPNEWTDWSSPSDCSRTCGGGVSYQTRECLRRDHYGEAVCSGGNRRYYSCNTQDCPEEDPDFRALQCSRFDDQKFDGIFHEWVPYTNAPNPCELNCMPKGERFYYRQKEKVVDGTRCNDKDLDVCVDGQCMPVGCDMMLGSNAKEDKCRKCGGDGSTCKTIRNTIATKDLAAGYNDLLLLPQGATNIRVEETAPSSNYLACRNHSGHYYLNGDWRIDFPRPMFFADSWWNYQRKPMGFAAPDQLTCSGPISESIFIVMLVQEKNISLDYEYSIPETLSHSQPDTHTWTHLEFSPCSASCGGGTQTRGVTCNNRLTLAEVNPSLCDAKSRPAEEQACGTEPCAPHWVEGEWGKCSKGCGSDGFQNRTITCERISPSGEHTVEEDAVCLKEVGNKPATTQECNRDVKNCPKYHLGPWTPCDKLCGEGKQTRKVTCYIKENGRKRVLPEEDCVEEKPEAEQSCLLAPCEGVDWIISQWSGCNACGQNTETRTAFCGSKEGKVYPEKFCEPEVPSLSRPCKSPKCQAQWFSSEWSKCSAACGKGVKSRIVICGEFDGKSVTPASDDSKCDKATKPEAEQECEGEEKECPGEWFTGPWGECSKPCGGGERVREVLCLSNGTKAITCDESDVESLSEKCNPEACTEDEILPLTSTDKPIEDDEEDCDEEGIEMVTDSLSEDGQSSDGIDLDGESKTESTIEAEELMLSDSPDSTPIDETGTTVEGSGDEESTTDSGISTEGSGDDESSSDASTDQSGSTDIDSTTGSGDSSGATSEGPESSVSGSGDSDSTEVTTDSSGASGGSTDDSSSTEASVSGSTDASGSSEASGSSEASGSTDSAGSTDGSTDGVTESSAATDDATESSDKTSDASESSTLGGSESTDNTEGTTEKSDLSSSTESSSDSTSGATSDSTEASSSTESTSEDTTSSDASSTTDASSTSDASSSSSEASSTNDASSTTEAVSSSEATGSTGLSSDGSTTEASSTDGSTDKTSDGSTDGSSDGSTTDGSTEITDSTVSTEASETASTGSTETGPTEGSTTEGSTVEDVSGSTSSTEATDSTASEASSSTEPTGSTEPTESTASSEASSTGATESTESTASAGTSDTTESGPTEESTTEGSTDSTTEGSTDSSVSTDIDSTTADIWSSTDESSTAYTFETTVTKGKPRKCKPKKSNCAKSKYGCCPDGKSTPKGPFDEGCPIVKTCADSKFGCCLDGVSPAKGKDHKGCPKSQCAESLFGCCPDKFTAAEGEDNEGCPETTTVPTTTTTEETKTEATTEVEGSGQPEPGKSCSYAEFGCCPDAKTPAKGANFEGCDAPPQGAPEPRACDKSQHGCCPDGRTAAAGPDGQGCSACTRERFGCCPDGKTPAHGPSNEGCCLDSSFGCCPDNILAARGPNHEGCECHYTPYGCCPDKKSPARGYNQEGCACETTQHGCCPDKITAAKGPKFEGCPCETTQFGCCPDGLTFAKGPHHHGCHCTQTEFKCCQDEKTPAKGPNFEGCTCLETKFGCCPDGVSTATDEKFGGCENVQEPPQKACGLPKETGTCGNFSVKYYFDNNYGGCARFWYGGCEGNANRFESEAECKDTCQEYTGQHVCLLPKSAGPCSGFTKKWYFDADRNRCEEFQYGGCYGTNNRFDSLEECQGKCAVSESIPACEQPVESGPCNGNFERWFYDNQTDICRPFTYGGCKGNKNNYPTEHACSYNCRQPGVLKAKDICEIPAEVGECANYVANWYYDTKDATCRQFYYGGCGGNENRFPTEESCLARCERKPEPSTTTPAPSAQDICDEVASPGDCDRYEIKWSFDRSSSACRQFYYGGCGGNGNRFDSEAACLQRCNSQAPPTPPPATSRQTPPPSVGQCEQPASPGDCDQWVIKWNYNSTAGRCQQFYYGGCGGNDNRFESEQDCSTRCSPNIDTRIGEEETEPRPETDYSKCFLASEPGNCYENETRWFYNSQEGLCDEFVFTGCGGNANNYASEEECQNECHDAQSTCSLPPVRGRCGDLSRRWYFDERSGGCHEFEFTGCRGNRNNFVSEGECLSYCRDQSPVEPQPPAPTYSVCELAPEAGECDNHTTAWFYDSEKMACTAFTYTGCGGNGNRFESRDQCERQCGEFKGVDVCREPVSTGPCTQWQTRYYFNQRIQACEPFTYGGCDGTGNRFDNQHECQSVCMPAREPTPSNAKEICLLPVAVGRCNGPSTDERRWYYDDAHGTCVSFIYSGCSGNQNNFRSFEACTNQCGRPVDNNNANNNVEQGLCDSYEAECQELRCAYGVRRQAARSQPECTQCDCENPCESQNCPEGQQCAVEVASSGDRQFVPVCRDVTKPGECPYLPTNASGCVRECYSDADCRGDNKCCSDGCGQLCRAPGNPTLAPSTQAPVVVYPGDSRAALEPKEPRELDVQTSIGGIAVLRCFATGNPAPNITWSLKNVVIDTNQGRYVLTSNGDLTIVQVRQTDDGTYVCVASNGLGEPVRREVALQVTAPVDLPAYIYGDKNVTQIVQLNRPAVIRCPAGGHPKPHVSWWRNNQIFGFNAQDRAEMARDYSLVFNTIQLSDLGLYTCEVYNKRRPVSLRVTLKAVGPARALTHEDAQYLQYVLDPATAPVTQRPSYPYRPTRPAYVPPPTVNVHAVVALDPKNSYTAGSSIAMSCSVEGYPAPNVTWAKDGVPLYENERVQITAHPHRLVLSDVTAEDSGIYICRASNAYTYANSQAKVNIQSVIPVSPECIDNPYFANCKLIVQGKYCVNAYYRKFCCRSCTLAGQIESPHPNNL is encoded by the exons ATGGATTTATCGAGGCGGTTGTG CTCAACTGCCTTGGTAGCATTCATTGTACTGGCCGGCATCCACGACTCCCAGAGTAGATTC CCCGGACTAAGACAGAAACGACAGTATGGCGCAAATATGTATCTGCCGGAAAGCTCCGTGACGCCTGGCGGAGAAGGTGACGATCCCAATGAGTGGACCGACTGGAGCTCGCCCTCAGACTGTTCCCGGACCTGCGGCGGAGGCGTGTCCTACCAAACGCGAGAGTGTCTGCGCAGAGA ccACTATGGCGAGGCAGTCTGCAGCGGCGGCAATCGTCGCTACTACTCCTGCAACACTCAGGACTGTCCCGAGGAGGATCCCGACTTCCGGGCCCTGCAGTGCTCCCGCTTCGACGACCAGAAGTTCGATGGCATCTTCCACGAGTGGGTGCCATACACGAATGCCCCCAATCCTTGCGAGCTAAACTGCATGCCCAAGGGCGAGCGCTTCTACTACCGGCAGAAGGAGAAGGTGGTGGACGGCACTCGTTGCAATGACAAGGATCTGGATGTGTGCGTCGATGGGCAGTGCATGCCTGTGGGCTGCGACATGATGCTCGGCAGCAATGCTAAGGAGGACAAGTGCCGCAAGTGCGGCGGCGATGGCAGCACCTGCAAGACCATCCGCAATACGATTGCCACCAAGGATCTGGCCGCTGGCTACAatgacctgctgctgctgccgcaggGAGCCACCAATATTCGCGTCGAGGAGACGGCGCCGTCCAGCAATTATTTGGCTTGCCGAAACCACAGCGGACACTACTACCTGAACGGAGACTGGCGCATCGACTTCCCACGCCCCATGTTCTTTGCGGATTCGTGGTGGAACTACCAGCGCAAGCCCATGGGCTTTGCGGCACCAGACCAGCTGACCTGCAGCGGCCCCATCTCGGAGAGTATCTTCATCGTGATGCTGGTGCAGGAGAAGAACATCAGCCTCGACTACGAGTACAGCATCCCGGAGACGCTGAGCCACTCGCAACCGGACACTCACACGTGGACGCACCTGGAATTCAGTCCCTGCTCCGCCTCCTGCGGCGGTGGAACTCAGACGCGTGGTGTGACCTGCAACAACCGCCTCACCCTGGCGGAGGTGAACCCCTCCCTGTGCGATGCCAAGTCCAGACCCGCCGAAGAGCAGGCCTGCGGCACAGAGCCCTGTGCCCCCCACTGGGTGGAGGGTGAGTGGGGAAAGTGCTCCAAGGGCTGCGGCTCCGATGGCTTCCAAAACAGGACCATCACCTGCGAAAGGATCTCCCCTTCCGG CGAGCATACCGTTGAAGAGGATGCCGTGTGCCTGAAGGAGGTGGGCAACAAGCCGGCCACCACTCAGGAGTGCAATCGCGATGTCAAGAACTGCCCCAAGTATCACCTGGGACCCTGGACACCCTGCGACAAGCTCTGCGGCGAGGGAAAGCAGACGCGCAAGGTCACCTGCTACATCAAGGAGAACGGACGCAAGCGGGTTCTGCCCGAAGAGGATTGTGTTGAGGAGAAGCCGGAGGCGGAGCAGTCCTGCCTCTTGGCGCCTTGCGAGGGCGTTGACTGGATAATCTCCCAATGGAGCGGG TGCAATGCTTGTGGCCAAAACACGGAGACTCGTACAGCTTTCTGCGGCAGCAAGGAAGGCAAGGTATACCCGGAAAAGTTCTGCGAGCCTGAGGTGCCATCTCTGTCCCGACCCTGCAAGTCGCCCAAGTGCCAGGCCCAATGGTTCTCCTCAGAGTGGAGCAAGTGCTCTGCTGCCTGCGGCAAGGGCGTCAAGTCTCGCATCGTCATCTGCGGAGAATTCGACGGCAAGTCGGTGACTCCAGCCAGCGATGACTCCAAGTGCGACAAGGCAACGAAACCGGAAGCGGAACAGGAGTGCGAGGGCGAAGAGAAGGAGTGTCCTGGCGAGTGGTTCACTGGTCCTTGGGGAGAGTGCAGCAAGCCTTGCGGTGGTGGCGAGCGAGTACGTGAAGTCCTGTGTCTATCAAACGGAACCAAGGCCATAACCTGCGACGAATCCGACGTGGAATCCCTCTCTGAGAAATGCAACCCAGAAGCCTGCACTGAAGATGAGATTTTGCCCCTGACGAGCACCGACAAACCAATCGAAGATGATGAAGAGGACTGCGATGAAGAGGGCATCGAAATGGTCACCGACAGCTTGTCAGAAGATGGCCAGAGCTCTGACGGCATTGACTTGGATGGTGAATCCAAGACGGAATCCACCATTGAGGCGGAGGAACTGATGCTAAGTGACAGCCCCGACTCCACCCCCATCGATGAGACTGGCACTACAGTTGAGGGATCCGGAGATGAGGAATCAACTACTGACAGCGGAATTTCCACAGAGGGAAGCGGTGATGACGAAAGCTCTTCGGATGCCTCCACCGATCAGTCGGGCTCTACGGACATCGATTCTACCACCGGCTCTGGCGATTCCAGCGGTGCTACTTCTGAAGGCCCTGAATCCTCGGTCTCCGGCTCTGGTGACTCTGACTCCACTGAAGTGACCACCGACTCTTCAGGTGCTTCTGGTGGCTCCACAGATGATTCAAGCTCTACGGAAGCCTCGGTCTCCGGCTCTACAGATGCTTCAGGCTCTTCGGAAGCTTCAGGCTCTTCGGAAGCTTCAGGCTCTACGGATAGTGCAGGCTCTACGGATGGTTCTACAGATGGTGTTACGGAGTCTTCGGCTGCCACAGATGATGCAACTGAATCCTCAGACAAAACATCAGATGCCAGTGAATCCTCTACTCTGGGTGGTTCCGAGTCTACTGATAACACAGAAGGAACTACTGAGAAGTCCGACTTGTCCAGCTCTACGGAGAGTTCCTCTGACAGCACATCCGGCGCCACATCTGACTCTACAGAGGCCTCATCCTCcactgaatccacttcagaggaCACAACCAGTTCGGATGCGTCGTCCACAACCGATGCCTCCTCAACCAGCGATGCCTCCTCCTCAAGCTCTGAAGCCTCCTCAACCAACGATGCCTCTTCTACCACCGAAGCAGTTTCCTCTTCGGAAGCTACGGGCTCTACGGGATTGTCTAGCGATGGATCAACGACAGAGGCTAGTTCCACTGATGGTTCTACTGATAAGACCTCAGATGGCTCCACTGACGGATCCTCTGATGGTTCTACCACCGATGGTTCAACAGAGATCACCGATTCTACTGTTTCAACTGAAGCCTCGGAAACTGCGTCTACTGGAAGCACGGAGACTGGCCCCACTGAAGGTTCGACCACCGAGGGCAGCACCGTTGAGGATGTGTCCGGATCGACAAGCTCAACAGAAGCCACCGATTCCACCGCCTCGGAAGCTTCATCTTCGACCGAACCTACTGGATCCACGGAACCAACGGAATCCACTGCCTCCTCAGAGGCTTCCTCTACTGGCGCCACAGAATCCACTGAAAGCACTGCAAGCGCTGGAACCAGTGACACCACCGAAAGTGGCCCGACCGAGGAGAGTACCACCGAAGGATCTACCGACAGCACAACAGAGGGATCCACAGATAGCTCTGTATCCACAGACATTGACAGCACCACCGCCGACATCTGGAGCTCCACCGACGAGTCTAGTACTGCCTACACCTTCGAAACTACGGTTACCAAGGGCAAGCCTCGCAAGTGCAAGCCCAAGAAGAGCAACTGCGCCAAGTCCAAATACGGTTGCTGTCCGGATGGCAAGTCCACTCCCAAGGGACCCTTCGATGAGGGATGTCCCATTGTCAAGACCTGCGCCGACTCCAAGTTCGGTTGTTGTCTTGACGGAGTGTCGCCGGCCAAGGGCAAGGATCACAAGGGTTGTCCCAAGTCCCAGTGCGCCGAGTCGCTATTCGGCTGCTGTCCCGACAAATTCACTGCCGCCGAGGGAGAGGATAACGAAGGATGTCCTGAGACCACCACTGTTCCGACCACAACCACCACAGAGGAAACGAAGACGGAGGCGACAACTGAAGTTGAGGGATCAGGGCAGCCTGAGCCAGGAAAGTCCTGTTCCTACGCCGAGTTTGGTTGCTGTCCCGATGCCAAGACTCCTGCCAAGGGCGCCAACTTTGAGGGATGTGACGCACCACCGCAGGGAGCTCCTGAACCCAGGGCCTGCGACAAGTCTCAGCACGGTTGCTGTCCCGATGGTCGCACAGCTGCCGCCGGTCCAGATGGCCAAGGCTGCTCTGCCTGCACCCGCGAACGCTTCGGTTGCTGTCCGGATGGAAAGACCCCGGCCCATGGTCCCAGCAACGAAGGCTGCTGCCTGGACTCCAGCTTTGGCTGCTGCCCCGACAATATCCTGGCCGCCCGTGGACCCAACCACGAGGGCTGCGAATGCCACTACACTCCGTACGGCTGCTGTCCCGACAAAAAGTCGCCAGCCCGTGGATACAACCAGGAGGGATGCGCCTGCGAGACGACCCAACATGGCTGCTGCCCGGACAAGATCACAGCCGCCAAGGGACCCAAATTCGAGGGGTGCCCGTGCGAAACCACTCAGTTTGGCTGCTGCCCCGATGGCCTCACCTTTGCCAAGGGTCCGCATCACCATGGATGCCACTGCACCCAGACAGAATTCAAGTGCTGCCAGGACGAGAAGACCCCGGCCAAGGGACCCAACTTCGAGGGCTGCACCTGCCTGGAGACCAAGTTCGGTTGCTGTCCCGACGGCGTCAGCACGGCGACGGACGAGAAATTCGGAGGCTGCGAGAATGTCCAGGAGCCGCCCCAAAAGGCCTGCGGCCTGCCCAAGGAGACGGGCACCTGCGGCAACTTCAGCGTCAAGTATTACTTCGATAACAACTACGGAGGCTGCGCCAGGTTCTGGTACGGTGGCTGCGAGGGCAATGCCAATCGGTTCGAGAGCGAGGCCGAGTGCAAGGACACCTGCCAGGAGTACACCGGCCAGCACGTGTGTCTGCTGCCCAAGagcgccggcccctgctcgggCTTCACCAAGAAGTGGTACTTCGATGCGGACCGCAATCGCTGCGAAGAATTCCAGTATGGCGGCTGCTATGGCACCAACAATCGGTTCGACAGCCTGGAGGAGTGCCAGGGCAAATGCGCCGTCAGCGAGAGCATAC CTGCCTGCGAGCAACCTGTGGAGAGCGGACCTTGCAACGGCAACTTTGAGCGGTGGTTCTACGACAATCAGACCGACATCTGCCGCCCCTTCACCTACGGAGGCTGCAAGGGCAACAAGAACAACTATCCGACGGAACACGCCTGCAGCTACAACTGCCGCCAGCCGGGCGTGCTCAAAG CCAAGGACATCTGCGAGATCCCCGCCGAGGTGGGCGAGTGCGCCAACTACGTGGCTAATTGGTACTACGACACCAAGGATGCGACCTGTCGCCAGTTCTACTACGGCGGCTGTGGCGGCAACGAGAACCGCTTCCCCACCGAGGAGTCCTGTCTGGCGCGTTGCGAGCGCAAGCCTGAGCCGAGCACCACCACTCCGGCTCCCAGTGCCCAGGACATCTGTGACGAAGTGGCCAGCCCTGGCGACTGCGATCGTTACGAGATCAAGTGGAGCTTTGACCGGTCTTCTTCTGCCTGCCGTCAGTTCTATTACGGCGGCTGTGGCGGCAATGGCAATCGTTTCGATTCTGAGGCAGCCTGCCTGCAGCGATGCAACAGCCAGGCGCCTCCTACTCCGCCCCCTGCTACATCTAGACAGACTCCTCCGCCCTCTGTGGGCCAGTGCGAGCAGCCTGCTTCTCCGGGTGACTGCGACCAGTGGGTGATAAAGTGGAACTACAATTCGACGGCGGGTCGCTGCCAGCAGTTCTACTacggcggctgcggcggcaACGACAATCGCTTTGAGTCTGAGCAGGATTGCTCCACCCGATGCTCTCCCAACATAGATACCCGCATCGGCGAAGAGGAAACAGAGCCCCGTCCCGAAACCGACTACTCCAAGTGCTTCTTGGCCTCTGAGCCTGGCAACTGCTACGAGAACGAGACCCGTTGGTTCTACAACAGCCAGGAGGGACTCTGCGACGAGTTCGTCTTCACGGGCTGCGGCGGCAATGCCAACAACTATGCCAGCGAGGAGGAGTGCCAGAATGAGTGCCACGATGCCCAGAGCACCTGCTCCCTGCCACCTGTGCGCGGGCGTTGCGGAGATCTGTCGCGTCGCTGGTACTTTGACGAGCGCAGCGGCGGCTGCCACGAGTTTGAGTTTACAGGATGCCGCGGCAACCGTAACAACTTTGTGTCGGAGGGCGAGTGCTTGTCCTACTGCCGGGATCAGAGTCCAGTGGAACCCCAGCCACCAGCACCG ACTTATTCCGTGTGCGAACTGGCCCCGGAGGCGGGCGAATGCGACAACCATACCACCGCCTGGTTCTACGACAGCGAGAAGATGGCCTGTACGGCTTTCACCTACACCGGATgcggcggaaacggaaaccgCTTTGAGTCGCGCGACCAGTGCGAGCGGCAGTGCGGCGAATTCAAGGGAGTGG ACGTTTGTCGTGAACCGGTGTCCACGGGTCCGTGCACCCAGTGGCAGACGCGCTACTATTTCAACCAGCGGATACAGGCTTGCGAGCCGTTCACCTATGGTGGTTGCGATGGCACCGGCAACCGATTCGACAACCAACACGAGTGTCAAAGCGTCTGCATGCCGGCCCGCGAGCCGACTCCGAGCAATGCTAAAG AGATCTGCCTGCTGCCGGTGGCTGTGGGCCGCTGCAACGGACCCTCGACGGATGAGCGCCGTTGGTATTACGACGATGCCCACGGCACCTGTGTGTCCTTCATTTACTCGGGTTGCTCCGGCAACCAGAACAACTTCCGGTCGTTCGAGGCATGCACGAATCAGTGCGGAA GACCCGTCGACAATAACAACGCCAATAACAACGTGGAACAGGGTCTGTGCGACAGCTACGAGGCTGAGTGCCAAGAGCTCCGTTGTGCTTACGGCGTACGCCGCCAGGCTGCTCGATCCCAGCCAGAGTGCACGCAGTGCGACTGCGAGAATCCTTGCGAAAGCCAAAACTGCCCGGAGGGTCAGCAATGCGCCGTTGAGGTGGCTAGCTCTGGTGACCGCCAGTTTGTACCCGTCTGCCGTGATGTGACCAAGCCCGGCGAGTGTCCCTACCTCCCGACCAACGCCAGCGGATGTGTTAGGGAGTGCTACAGCGATGCCGACTGCCGAGGCGACAACAAGTGCTGCAGCGATGGCTGCGGTCAGCTCTGTAGGGCTCCTGGTAACCCTACTCTGGCACCCAGCACCCAGGCCCCAGTGGTTGTCTATCCTGGCGACAGCCGAGCCGCCCTGGAGCCCAAGGAGCCGCGTGAACTGGACGTGCAGACCTCCATTGGCGGCATCGCCGTGCTACGCTGCTTCGCCACTGGCAATCCGGCGCCGAATATCACCTGGTCTCTCAAGAACGTGGTG ATCGATACTAACCAAGGCCGCTATGTCCTGACTTCGAACGGTGACCTGACTATTGTCCAGGTGCGTCAAACGGATGATGGCACATATGTCTGTGTGGCCAGCAATGGCCTGGGAGAGCCCGTGCGTCGTGAGGTTGCCCTCCAAGTGACAG CTCCCGTTGACCTACCCGCCTACATTTATGGCGACAAGAACGTGACCCAGATCGTCCAGCTGAACCGCCCAGCGGTGATCCGCTGCCCTGCCGGTGGCCATCCGAAACCACACGTGAGCTGGTGGCGCAACAACCAGATCTTTGGTTTCAACGCCCAAGATCGCGCCGAGATGGCCCGCGACTACTCGCTGGTTTTCAATACGATCCAACTGTCGGATCTGGGTCTGTACACCTGTGAGGTGTACAACAAACGGCGTCCTGTATCGCTGCGCGTCACGCTGAAGGCGGTGGGTCCTGCTCGAGCCTTGACCCACGAGGATGCCCAGTATCTGCAGTATGTGCTGGACCCAGCCACGGCGCCGGTTACCCAGCGTCCCAGCTATCCTTACCGACCCACTCGACCGGCCTACGTGCCTCCTCCCACCG TCAATGTCCATGCCGTGGTGGCTCTGGATCCGAAGAACAGCTACACAGCCGGCTCTAGCATAGCCATGAGCTGCTCTGTGGAGGGCTATCCGGCTCCGAATGTGACCTGGGCAAAGGATGGCGTGCCCCTGTATGAGAATGAGCGTGTGCAAATTACAG CCCACCCCCATCGCCTGGTATTGAGTGATGTGACCGCCGAGGACTCTGGCATCTACATCTGCCGGGCCAGCAATGCCTACACGTACGCCAACAGCCAGGCGAAGGTGAACATTCAAT CTGTTATACCCGTCTCGCCCGAGTGCATCGACAATCCTTACTTTGCCAACTGCAAACTGATCGTCCAGGGCAAGTACTGCGTGAACGCTTACTACCGCAAGTTCTGCTGCCGATCCTGCACCCTGGCGGGCCAGATAGAGTCGCCTCATCCCAATAACCTGTAA